The following coding sequences lie in one Vibrio sp. BS-M-Sm-2 genomic window:
- the cyoD gene encoding cytochrome o ubiquinol oxidase subunit IV, whose translation MEQHLDSGATDYVKGFIASLILTIIPFYIVWSHALPSTETYVILFGCALVQIFVHFKYFLHMEAKSSDGRWNLVSLMFTAIVVLILIAGSVWIIYNMNVNMKL comes from the coding sequence ATGGAACAGCATCTAGATAGCGGTGCAACGGATTATGTGAAAGGCTTTATTGCGTCACTAATTCTGACCATTATTCCGTTCTACATTGTGTGGTCACATGCGCTACCAAGCACGGAAACTTACGTGATCTTGTTTGGTTGTGCGCTGGTGCAAATCTTTGTGCACTTTAAGTACTTCTTACATATGGAAGCGAAATCTTCCGATGGGCGTTGGAACTTGGTGTCACTGATGTTTACTGCCATTGTTGTATTGATTCTTATCGCTGGCTCGGTATGGATCATCTACAACATGAACGTCAACATGAAGTTGTAG
- the cyoC gene encoding cytochrome o ubiquinol oxidase subunit III, protein MTWRRRMQANTPSHTYDLAHSHDHHHESAGNKLFGFWVYLMSDCVLFATLFATYAVLESGSIAGPTGKDIFELPFVFVETMMLLFSSITFGFGMIAMKRKDVTGLKRWIKVTFVLGLAFICMEVYEFHHLIAEGYGPQESAFLSAFFTLVGTHGLHVTFGLIWMAVAYHQLSTKGLNDNMSMRFQCLSLFWHFLDIVWICVFTIVYLMGVM, encoded by the coding sequence ATGACTTGGAGACGACGTATGCAAGCTAATACTCCGTCACACACTTATGATCTTGCACACTCGCATGATCATCACCACGAATCCGCGGGCAACAAGTTGTTTGGTTTCTGGGTTTACTTGATGAGTGACTGTGTCCTGTTTGCCACGCTTTTCGCGACTTATGCCGTGCTTGAGAGTGGATCAATAGCAGGGCCGACAGGTAAAGACATCTTTGAACTGCCGTTCGTGTTTGTCGAAACCATGATGCTGTTGTTCAGTAGTATCACCTTTGGCTTTGGCATGATTGCAATGAAGCGCAAAGACGTTACCGGACTGAAGCGATGGATCAAAGTTACTTTCGTATTGGGTTTAGCCTTTATCTGTATGGAAGTGTATGAGTTCCATCACTTGATTGCAGAAGGCTATGGCCCTCAAGAGAGTGCGTTCCTTTCTGCATTCTTTACCTTGGTTGGCACACACGGTTTGCACGTCACGTTCGGTCTGATTTGGATGGCGGTGGCGTATCACCAGCTTTCAACCAAAGGCTTGAACGACAACATGTCGATGCGTTTCCAGTGCTTAAGCCTGTTCTGGCATTTCCTTGATATCGTTTGGATTTGTGTATTTACCATCGTGTACTTAATGGGGGTGATGTAA
- the cyoB gene encoding cytochrome o ubiquinol oxidase subunit I, with protein MFGRLTLDSIPYHEPIILFTLTMIALVGGLVVYAVTKAGKWQYLWNEWFTSVDHKKLGFMYIAVAMVMLVRGFADAVMMRSQQLLSAAGETGYLPPHHYDQIFTAHGVIMIFFVAMPLVIGLMNIIVPLQIGARDVAFPYLNNLSFWLFVVGIILTNMSLGLGEFGRTGWLAYPPLSGIEASPGVGVDYWIWALQISGVGTTLTGVNFFATILRMRTPSMPMMKMPVFTWASLCANILIIISFPILTVTIALLTLDRYIGTHFFTNDLGGNVMMYVNLIWAWGHPEVYILILPIFGVFSEVTATFSRKKLFGYTSLVWATVAITILAFVVWLHHFFTMGSGANVNAFFGIATMIISIPTGVKIFNWLFTMYKGRIRFTTPMMWTVGFLITFTVGGMTGVLMAVPGADFILHNSVFLIAHFHNVIIGGVVFGCFAAIGYWFPKATGFTLNELWGKRAFYCWIIGFLMAFLPLYALGFMGMTRRLSQDINPEFFPLLAVAAAGTGVIAMGVVCQFVQIYVSVRDRDQNRDLTGDPWGGRTFEWATSSPPPFYNFAKLPKGDEIDSFWYQKQSGEFDPTQEEEYERIHMPKNTPTGIYVSAWALAFGFAMIWYIWWLAAASLVGIVVTCIQHSYNDDVDYYVEVEEIKAIEAARRAQLEEAKKQSVKGDNSGRGNSADSDNNDNKDDLETTYAS; from the coding sequence TGAATGGTTTACTTCTGTAGACCACAAAAAATTGGGCTTCATGTACATTGCGGTCGCGATGGTGATGTTAGTTCGTGGCTTTGCCGATGCCGTCATGATGCGTAGTCAGCAATTGCTTTCTGCAGCGGGTGAGACAGGCTATTTACCGCCACATCACTATGACCAGATCTTCACGGCTCACGGCGTGATCATGATTTTCTTCGTCGCGATGCCTTTGGTTATCGGTTTGATGAACATCATTGTGCCACTGCAAATTGGTGCTCGTGATGTTGCGTTCCCTTACCTCAATAACCTGAGCTTCTGGCTATTTGTGGTGGGTATCATCCTAACCAACATGTCGCTTGGCTTAGGTGAATTTGGCCGTACGGGTTGGTTGGCGTATCCGCCGCTTTCCGGTATTGAGGCAAGTCCGGGAGTCGGAGTCGATTATTGGATATGGGCGCTGCAAATATCCGGTGTGGGTACCACGTTAACGGGTGTGAACTTCTTCGCGACTATTTTGCGCATGCGTACTCCGTCTATGCCAATGATGAAGATGCCAGTATTCACGTGGGCGTCTCTGTGTGCCAACATCCTGATCATCATCTCTTTCCCAATCCTAACGGTAACCATCGCGTTACTGACTTTGGATAGATACATCGGCACGCACTTTTTCACCAATGACCTTGGTGGCAACGTGATGATGTATGTGAACCTGATTTGGGCATGGGGACACCCTGAGGTGTACATCCTAATTTTGCCTATCTTCGGTGTGTTCTCTGAAGTGACTGCAACCTTCTCTCGCAAAAAACTGTTTGGTTATACCTCGTTGGTATGGGCGACAGTGGCTATCACTATTTTAGCGTTTGTGGTTTGGCTACATCATTTCTTCACCATGGGTTCTGGCGCCAATGTGAATGCCTTCTTCGGCATCGCGACCATGATTATCTCTATCCCAACCGGGGTTAAGATCTTCAACTGGCTGTTCACCATGTACAAAGGACGTATCCGCTTTACCACGCCAATGATGTGGACCGTGGGCTTCCTAATCACCTTTACCGTTGGTGGTATGACGGGCGTATTGATGGCAGTACCGGGCGCAGATTTCATTTTGCATAACTCGGTATTCCTGATTGCGCACTTCCACAACGTAATCATCGGTGGCGTTGTCTTCGGTTGTTTTGCAGCGATTGGTTACTGGTTCCCGAAAGCGACTGGTTTCACTCTGAACGAGCTTTGGGGCAAACGCGCATTCTACTGCTGGATCATCGGTTTCTTGATGGCGTTCTTGCCACTTTACGCTCTGGGCTTTATGGGCATGACGCGTCGTTTGAGCCAAGACATCAACCCTGAGTTCTTCCCTCTACTGGCGGTTGCGGCTGCTGGTACGGGCGTGATTGCGATGGGTGTGGTGTGTCAGTTCGTTCAGATTTACGTGAGTGTTCGTGACCGCGACCAAAACCGAGATCTAACAGGTGACCCATGGGGTGGACGTACATTCGAATGGGCAACGTCTTCACCACCGCCGTTCTACAACTTTGCAAAATTGCCTAAGGGCGATGAGATCGATTCGTTCTGGTATCAAAAGCAAAGTGGTGAGTTTGACCCGACTCAGGAAGAAGAATACGAACGTATTCACATGCCGAAGAATACACCGACAGGTATCTATGTTTCTGCATGGGCGTTGGCATTTGGCTTCGCGATGATCTGGTACATCTGGTGGTTAGCAGCAGCAAGCTTAGTGGGCATCGTGGTGACGTGTATTCAACACAGCTACAACGACGATGTGGACTACTACGTGGAAGTTGAAGAGATCAAAGCGATTGAAGCTGCTCGACGTGCGCAGCTTGAAGAAGCAAAGAAACAGTCAGTGAAAGGCGACAACTCTGGTCGTGGTAACAGCGCTGACAGTGATAACAACGACAATAAAGATGACTTGGAGACGACGTATGCAAGCTAA